From a region of the Argopecten irradians isolate NY unplaced genomic scaffold, Ai_NY scaffold_0653, whole genome shotgun sequence genome:
- the LOC138313326 gene encoding uro-adherence factor A-like produces the protein MCVSTEHLHINGVESVAETAIRELMDRSRKPRTPTKTSTLIITGVKRASDKPSDEKPPTPVTSAQEDSVTVEETTISSDAVSSDAVVEQFQENSSLTSQTVPLSECGFKPTKAEQADSLDFSFPKFVPIGMHPPAEVKTFPDKKKSPTPNFESEYKIKEMQPSPIPTVDLLDENVVFEISYALGEAELTEAQIDTKLDTLSENVKQKPDTEVKSGLDTLAETAQALEKDIGVDVSFEEVPVPQSDEDIEKDMSSEVAQASQSDEDLTKDMYFEEISVPQSEDIKKDVSSEVAQASQSDEDLTKDMSFEEISVPHPEDIEKDVSSEVTRIPQSDGDLVKDVSFEEISIPQSEDIEKDVSSEVIQVPQSDGDLVKDVSFEEISVQQSEDIEKDVSSEVTRIPQSDGDLVKDVSFQENSVPQSEDIEKDVSSEVAPILQYDKDVNEDMCSEATKTFQSNEDIQKDSFSEVTPSTLPDTIEHDVSTAETKQETCQGVVVDSTNVEDLTHSRSASPFADDSSCSSFHDEEYISHSSTEDLTEDAATHYFTYNKVDVVPGENCDLSIDTSCVKSEDVPKESPHQESTVEKAEEAQPAIEEQAAVASQVFKCDPKQSEDFHDELEPKPEAVKDVEPLEEANIEPEEHAAVTTKVFTPEPGDHLELSPEPEPIAVIDQSQHSAVTSEIDLDYVVSSKSEQEEQSDPTLPDKVQCSTSEDTVLAQVEPSKQFVSEETADTCLMMPSERVLAAQKLSPTDTIVSSSMPDDTTLSASENEIIQSPERSVLEIAENDIIASKVEPTEQTVSEETTIPCRAMPPERVLAPQEVPSVEAVLSSAMPVETTLSADETEIQERCISEPTDVDPDVIVTKVEASEEMCHEETTSSCSSFPTERLLATQTVTALESVVSETMPRETKLPAGDLVAQVASEGDIALSEVEKSEQIAHEETMESCPAMPAERLLAAQNIPTAEVVLSETMPAETVLLVDDSASSATVPCGGDETAVARIGEPAIVFTSEEKETSIEESADNKAVSPERNVADVSTEDKQLSTEQEYIGEDDLSDYDDLPENIPSEFMLEDMTEELEIETEKLAKFPVLIDESEDATLEITADIPAMVQQSTDEDKTITEPVNQTAVTETALDVACSSSSHLVTDQFSKDVRSDLKHITSEIAGESLPDKTMKLDLVPSPLLQEMEQIASDMSSLAEDISKSPVLAAEESPEITEYDKTESSNADDTSLSVSCHSADVFVVRDSEYEMSDDNTSPVESSTNNQDMYVIAISPDEATLKLIEAQATEATVLDFSSTAREKLASISSVSEIIQDLPAHSTRSEQELLESSTVSVDVTAESDPIQDEFSAVDDLLQEVTEYSKSQEGKSSLATEDVVFTGQFISDPVDEAELAREISLADISSQSTEGLKVNVFVTANTESSEPSSPLAKYDVVEDLSVSVGEPSTEECLVLPSDVETVNTAISTDASLIFEDVPSTEASLEIKVDDESLETKPEFSVLPEKLSSEEITLPLPAAEEEKTTEESFQAQSETQDDSPTMRALHRRQKYLAEQAKKKELFEGSGHTEDNDAVKSYKTSIEISQENVLPKIPDESYIKESKPKMSNSAAFEEIKPRVQPFDSMPKTMVVQVESTEITGPPKELVSDLMSGQKIPSSPDRYASLTRPLRVYKQVSSDIEDDTSKANKKRVDDWVTATTDDLIVTTGTSTYQTPLSLSESVSQQTPKDVQVSPPLLENVQSVNKPGFVIRPQTTEKPPSEVVSNVQRPGFAISRHTVEPAVNIEPQPPANIQVVQRPGFAISRQNFEPAVAIEPQPPANIQVVQRPGFAISRQTVEPAVNIEPQPPANVLCPADNLPQTPQPQSDHVQPEPESVVNPQPSVEDAQLSPESLPEVESAPVPGRVYRPRKDYNTLPRPSKSYKDVSTPKRAGSLPRSSSSADRQHQTTQSSPTDEASTDIPTVRMDPPPTGHDEKGTRLLKSFLLCYLRMVVILYYM, from the exons ATGTGTGTTTCCACAGAACATTTGCACATTAACGGGGTTGAATCTGTAGCGGAAACCGCCATTAGAGAGTTGATGGACCGCTCACGCAAACCACGCACCCCAACCAAAACCAGTACCCTGATAATCACAGGGGTCAAACGG GCTTCTGACAAGCCGTCTGATGAGAAACCACCTACTCCAGTCACTAGTGCTCAGGAAGACTCGGTTACAGTCGAAGAAACAACTATCTCTTCTGATGCTGTTTCTTCCGATGCAGTGGTAGAGCAATTTCAAGAAAACTCCAGTCTGACATCTCAAACTGTTCCTTTGTCTGAATGTGGCTTCAAACCTACAAAGGCTGAACAAGCAGATAGCTTAGATTTCTCTTTCCCAAAATTTGTTCCTATTGGAATGCATCCGCCAGCTGAAGTTAAAACATTTccagacaaaaaaaaatctccaACCCCAAATTTTGAATCCGAATACAAAATTAAGGAAATGCAGCCCTCACCAATCCCGACCGTTGACCTGCTTGATGAAAATGTTGTCTTTGAGATTTCTTATGCTCTAGGGGAAGCTGAACTGACAGAGGCTCAAATTGATACTAAGCTTGACACTCTTTCTGAAAACGTTAAACAGAAACCTGACACTGAGGTTAAATCTGGTCTTGATACACTGGCAGAAACTGCCCAAGCTTTAGAAAAAGATATTGGTGTAGATGTGTCATTTGAGGAAGTTCCAGTCCCTCAATCTGATGAAGATATTGAAAAAGACATGTCTTCTGAGGTAGCTCAAGCCTCTCAATCTGATGAAGATCTCACGAAAGATATGTATTTTGAGGAGATCTCTGTCCCACAATCTGAAGATATCAAAAAAGATGTGTCTTCTGAGGTAGCTCAAGCCTCTCAATCTGATGAAGATCTCACGAAAGATATGTCTTTTGAGGAGATCTCTGTCCCACATCCTGAAGATATCGAAAAAGACGTATCTTCTGAGGTAACTCGAATCCCTCAATCTGATGGAGATCTTGTGAAAGATGTGTCTTTTGAGGAGATCTCTATCCCACAATCTGAAGATATCGAAAAAGACGTATCTTCTGAGGTAATTCAAGTCCCTCAATCTGATGGAGATCTTGTGAAAGATGTGTCTTTTGAGGAGATCTCAGTCCAACAATCTGAAGATATCGAAAAAGACGTATCTTCTGAGGTAACTCGAATCCCTCAATCTGATGGAGATCTTGTGAAAGATGTGTCTTTTCAGGAGAACTCTGTCCCACAATCTGAAGATATCGAAAAAGATGTGTCTTCAGAGGTAGCCCCTATCTTACAATATGATAAAGACGTTAATGAAGACATGTGTTCTGAAGCCACCAAAACCTTTCAATCAAATGAAGATATTCAGAAAGACTCATTTTCCGAAGTAACTCCTTCTACTTTACCTGATACAATCGAACATGATGTGTCTACAGCAGAAACAAAACAAGAAACTTGTCAAGGGGTTGTCGTGGATTCTACAAATGTTGAGGATTTGACACATTCAAGGTCTGCTTCTCCATTTGCAGATGACAGCTCATGTTCCTCATTCCATGATGAAGAGTATATTTCACATTCATCTACTGAAGATCTGACAGAAGATGCAGCTActcattattttacatataacaAGGTCGATGTAGTACCAGGTGAAAATTGCGATTTATCGATAGATACGTCCTGTGTCAAGTCTGAAGATGTACCCAAAGAGAGTCCTCATCAGGAGTCCACTGTGGAAAAAGCAGAAGAGGCACAGCCGGCAATAGAAGAGCAAGCTGCTGTCGCATCTCAGGTGTTCAAATGCGATCCCAAACAATCAGAAGATTTTCATGATGAGTTAGAACCAAAACCTGAAGCAGTGAAGGATGTCGAACCGTTAGAAGAAGCAAACATTGAACCAGAAGAACATGCAGCCGTTACTACAAAGGTGTTTACACCCGAACCAGGCGATCACCTTGAACTTTCACCTGAGCCAGAACCAATAGCAGTTATTGATCAATCTCAGCACTCCGCAGTCACATCCGAAATAGATCTTGATTATGTGGTTTCTTCCAAAAGTGAACAAGAAGAACAATCTGACCCTACACTTCCAGATAAAGTCCAGTGCTCAACCTCCGAGGATACTGTACTTGCTCAAGTTGAACCTTCAAAGCAATTTGTATCCGAAGAGACAGCTGACACATGTCTAATGATGCCATCAGAAAGGGTGTTGGCAGCTCAAAAGTTATCACCAACTGATACCATTGTATCTTCGTCAATGCCAGACGATACTACACTGTCAGCATCAGAGAATGAGATTATTCAATCTCCTGAAAGGAGTGTTTTAGAAATAGCAGAAAATGATATTATTGCAAGTAAGGTTGAGCCAACTGAGCAAACAGTGTCTGAAGAAACAACAATTCCATGCCGTGCGATGCCACCAGAGAGGGTACTGGCACCTCAAGAAGTACCTTCAGTCGAAGCTGTGCTATCTTCAGCAATGCCTGTAGAAACAACTCTTTCAGCAGATGAAACTGAAATTCAGGAACGGTGCATTTCCGAACCGACAGATGTTGACCCGGATGTTATTGTAACAAAAGTGGAGGCTTCTGAGGAAATGTGTCATGAAGAGACAACTTCCTCCTGTTCTTCGTTTCCCACTGAAAGATTATTGGCTACTCAAACAGTTACTGCTTTGGAATCAGTGGTATCTGAAACAATGCCCAGAGAGACAAAGTTACCAGCAGGTGATCTTGTTGCACAAGTTGCATCTGAAGGCGATATTGCTTTAAGTGAAGTTGAAAAGTCTGAACAAATAGCTCATGAGGAGACAATGGAATCTTGTCCCGCTATGCCAGCGGAGCGATTACTAGCTGCACAAAATATTCCTACAGCCGAGGTAGTGTTGTCCGAAACAATGCCAGCAGAAACTGTATTGTTAGTGGATGACTCTGCCTCTTCTGCAACTGTGCCCTGCGGAGGCGATGAAACTGCTGTAGCTAGAATTGGAGAACCAGCAATTGTGTTTACATCTGAGGAAAAGGAAACTTCAATAGAAGAATCAGCAGATAATAAAGCTGTGTCACCGGAGAGGAATGTTGCAGATGTTTCAACAGAGGACAAACAACTAAGTACTGAACAAGAATATATAGGAGAAGATGACTTGTCAGATTATGATGATCTTCCAGAAAATATTCCATCTGAATTTATGTTAGAAGATATGACTGAAGAACTAGAAATAGAAACAGAAAAGCTGGCTAAATTTCCTGTGTTAATAGATGAATCAGAAGATGCAACTTTGGAAATTACAGCGGATATACCAGCAATGGTGCAACAAAGCACAGATGAAGACAAAACCATTACGGAACCTGTGAACCAGACTGCAGTGACAGAGACGGCACTGGACGTGGCATGTTCTTCTTCTAGTCATTTAGTGACAGATCAGTTCAGTAAGGATGTCAGAAGTGATTTAAAGCACATAACCTCTGAGATAGCAGGGGAATCATTACCAGATAAAACAATGAAGCTAGATTTGGTGCCATCTCCTCTTTTACAGGAGATGGAACAAATTGCTTCAGATATGTCCTCACTTGCAGAAGACATATCAAAAAGTCCTGTTCTGGCAGCTGAGGAATCACCTGAAATCACTGAATATGATAAGACAGAATCAAGCAACGCCGATGATACATCTTTATCTGTATCTTGTCATTCAGCTGATGTTTTTGTGGTAAGAGACAGCGAATATGAGATGTCAGATGATAATACTAGTCCTGTGGAGTCTTCCACTAATAATCAGGACATGTATGTTATTGCGATTTCTCCTGACGAAGCAACATTAAAACTTATTGAAGCACAGGCTACAGAAGCAACTGTGCTGGATTTCTCTTCAACCGCTAGAGAGAAACTGGCTTCAATTTCTTCAGTTTCAGAAATCATCCAAGACCTGCCAGCACATTCTACTAGGTCTGAACAAGAGTTGTTAGAATCATCTACTGTTTCTGTTGATGTTACTGCTGAGTCAGATCCAATACAAGATGAATTTTCAGCTGTTGACGATCTGCTCCAGGAAGTCACCGAGTACTCAAAATCACAGGAGGGAAAGAGTAGTCTAGCCACTGAAGATGTTGTTTTTACTGGGCAGTTCATTAGCGATCCAGTAGATGAAGCTGAACTTGCAAGAGAAATATCTTTGGCTGATATCAGTTCTCAATCTACAGAAGGACTCAAGGTCAATGTGTTTGTCACAGCAAATACGGAATCTTCAGAACCTTCTTCTCCTCTTGCTAAATATGATGTTGTTGAAGATTTGTCGGTCTCTGTTGGTGAGCCTTCTACTGAGGAATGTTTGGTTCTACCTTCTGATGTAGAAACTGTGAATACAGCTATAAGTACAGATGCAAGTTTGATTTTTGAAGACGTACCTTCTACTGAAGCTAGCCTAGAAATTAAAGTCGATGATgaaagtctagaaacaaaaccAGAATTTTCGGTTTTGCCAGAAAAGCTGTCTTCAGAGGAAATCACTTTGCCTCTTCCTGCTGCAGAAGAAGAAAAGACGACAGAGGAATCTTTTCAAGCCCAATCTGAAACACAAGATGACTCTCCGACAATGCGTGCTCTTCATCGCAGACAGAAGTATTTGGCTGAGCAAGCTAAAAAAAAAGAACTTTTCGAGGGTTCTGGGCATACTGAGGATAATGATGCTGTCAAATCATATAAAACCTCCATAGAAATATCACAAGAAAATGTCTTGCCCAAAATTCCAGATGAAAGTTATATAAAAGAATCCAAACCAAAGATGTCAAATTCTGCAGCATTTGAAGAAATTAAGCCACGTGTGCAACCTTTTGACAGCATGCCAAAAACAATGGTAGTTCAAGTAGAAAGTACAGAGATAACTGGTCCACCTAAAGAACTTGTGTCTGATTTAATGTCTGGTCAGAAAATCCCCAGTTCCCCTGATAGGTATGCTTCTCTGACACGTCCTCTGAGGGTTTATAAACAGGTTAGTAGTGATATAGAGGATGACACCAGTAAAGCTAACAAGAAGAGGGTGGATGACTGGGTAACAGCTACTACTGATGATTTGATTGTTACTACTGGAACTTCCACTTATCAAACACCATTGTCTCTGTCTGAGAGTGTGTCCCAACAAACACCTAAAGATGTTCAGGTCTCTCCACCTTTGTTAGAAAATGTTCAAAGTGTAAACAAACCTGGATTTGTAATTCGTCCCCAAACCACCGAAAAACCTCCATCAGAAGTGGTTAGTAATGTCCAGCGTCCTGGTTTTGCTATAAGTAGACACACTGTTGAACCTGCTGTAAATATAGAGCCCCAACCTCCGGCAAACATTCAGGTTGTGCAGCGTCCTGGTTTTGCTATAAGTAGACAAAATTTTGAACCTGCTGTAGCTATAGAGCCCCAACCTCCGGCAAACATTCAGGTTGTGCAGCGTCCTGGTTTTGCTATAAGTAGACAAACTGTTGAACCTGCTGTAAATATAGAGCCCCAACCTCCAGCAAATGTATTGTGTCCTGCAGACAATCTACCCCAAACCCCACAACCTCAATCTGACCATGTTCAGCCTGAACCAGAATCTGTGGTAAATCCCCAACCTAGCGTAGAAGATGCCCAACTTTCCCCTGAATCTCTCCCTGAAGTTGAGTCTGCTCCTGTGCCAGGTCGTGTGTACCGTCCCAGAAAAGACTACAATACCCTTCCACGTCCCTCAAAATCCTACAAAGATGTGAGTACTCCAAAACGGGCTGGCTCTCTGCCTCGGAGCTCTTCTTCTGCTGATAGGCAACATCAG
- the LOC138313328 gene encoding micronuclear linker histone polyprotein-like isoform X1 has translation MDPPPTGHDEKEKKKGSSLARTIKKRFSRSKKQSKSAERSRDDSHLQPPDQSYGQAQSKDDIELVRAQPDTPSLKKSRSLGGSLKKLFRRGRKRSRDRGETSRESSYSRSSTRNASQGPSREGSITRGTSSSLTRSGQLPDQKGEIGRSHWSKSNTTSNEYLERGIDVSPRHQQMDTTYPVLQQEPAVIQPRGMSSHEADVGRGHWSRPKSGEQLDVARHSYDTHSAPPETEDVRRGHWSKSKSPPRSGTVVITTPKKEPLDVVTPSYDTMAAPPEDKMEVRRSHWSKSKSPGRSVGGVVITKPKHEVPDVVSSSSAKVTAPEVKEEIKEVEVKSQSMEKIDNVDSTEDNVSPPELSDDVRKGHWSKSKTPVHYGPVIIKKKESMEIDVSDKTETTTDASSVQPEVRRGYWSKSKSPSRERDRIGQIVVSNAPVTAAPHAEVDIRKGHWTKSKSRSPKRESFPTVSPGTSVPDNQTF, from the exons ATGGACCCCCCACCAACTGGTCACGACGAAAAAG AGAAAAAGAAGGGCTCTTCACTAGCCCGTACAATAAAGAAGAGATTTTCTCGTTCTAAAAAGCAGTCTAAAAGTGCAGAGCGTAGCCGTGATGACTCGCACCTCCAGCCTCCAGACCAGTCGTACGGGCAGGCTCAGTCGAAAG ATGACATAGAACTTGTACGAGCCCAGCCTGATACCCCTAGCCTGAAGAAGTCCCGATCCCTAGGTGGAAGTTTGAAGAAGCTGTTCAGGAGAGGTAGAAAGAGATCGCGGGATCGTGGCGAGACATCTCGCGAGAGCTCTTACTCCAGATCATCCACACGTAACGCCTCCCAAGGTCCATCTCGAGAGGGCTCAATCACGCGAGGGACTAGCTCCTCCCTGACCAGGAGTGGACAACTTCCTGATCAGAAGGGGGAGATAGGCCGTAGTCATTGGAGCAAGTCAAACACTACCTCCAATGAATACCTGGAGAGGGGCATAGATGTGTCGCCACGTCATCAACAGATGGACACTACCTACCCTGTCTTACAGCAAGAACCTGCTGTCATTCAGCCACGGGGCATGTCTTCACATGAAGCAGATGTTGGCAGGGGGCATTGGAGCAGGCCTAAATCTGGAGAACAATTGGACGTGGCCAGACACAGCTATGATACACATAGTGCCCCTCCTGAGACAGAGGACGTCAGAAGGGGTCACTGGAGTAAATCGAAGTCGCCACCAAGATCAGGAACTGTTGTCATTACAACTCCGAAAAAGGAGCCGTTAGATGTGGTAACACCAAGCTATGATACAATGGCGGCGCCTCCGGAGGATAAAATGGAGGTAAGAAGGAGTCATTGGAGTAAGAGTAAGTCTCCTGGCCGGTCGGTAGGCGGAGTTGTTATTACAAAACCCAAACATGAGGTGCCCGATGTTGTGTCCAGCTCTAGTGCAAAGGTCACAGCACCAGAGGTCAAAGAAGAGATCAAGGAGGTTGAAGTAAAATCACAATCAATGGAGAAAATAGATAATGTTGACTCAACTGAGGACAATGTATCACCTCCTGAACTATCAGATGATGTACGGAAGGGCCACTGGAGTAAATCCAAAACACCAGTTCATTATGGGCCAGTCATTATAAAGAAGAAAGAGTCCATGGAGATCGATGTTAGTGATAAGACTGAAACAACTACAGATGCAAGTAGTGTCCAACCTGAAGTTCGCAGAGGGTATTGGAGTAAATCAAAATCGCCTAGCCGTGAGCGTGATAGAATAGGACAGATCGTAGTGTCTAACGCCCCAGTCACAGCTGCACCTCACGCAGAGGTGGATATACGCAAAGGTCACTGGACAAAGAGCAAGTCAAGGTCTCCTAAACGAGAGTCTTTTCCTACTGTTAGTCCTGGGACATCGGTGCCTGATAACCAAACCTTCTAG
- the LOC138313328 gene encoding micronuclear linker histone polyprotein-like isoform X2 yields the protein MDPPPTGHDEKDDIELVRAQPDTPSLKKSRSLGGSLKKLFRRGRKRSRDRGETSRESSYSRSSTRNASQGPSREGSITRGTSSSLTRSGQLPDQKGEIGRSHWSKSNTTSNEYLERGIDVSPRHQQMDTTYPVLQQEPAVIQPRGMSSHEADVGRGHWSRPKSGEQLDVARHSYDTHSAPPETEDVRRGHWSKSKSPPRSGTVVITTPKKEPLDVVTPSYDTMAAPPEDKMEVRRSHWSKSKSPGRSVGGVVITKPKHEVPDVVSSSSAKVTAPEVKEEIKEVEVKSQSMEKIDNVDSTEDNVSPPELSDDVRKGHWSKSKTPVHYGPVIIKKKESMEIDVSDKTETTTDASSVQPEVRRGYWSKSKSPSRERDRIGQIVVSNAPVTAAPHAEVDIRKGHWTKSKSRSPKRESFPTVSPGTSVPDNQTF from the exons ATGGACCCCCCACCAACTGGTCACGACGAAAAAG ATGACATAGAACTTGTACGAGCCCAGCCTGATACCCCTAGCCTGAAGAAGTCCCGATCCCTAGGTGGAAGTTTGAAGAAGCTGTTCAGGAGAGGTAGAAAGAGATCGCGGGATCGTGGCGAGACATCTCGCGAGAGCTCTTACTCCAGATCATCCACACGTAACGCCTCCCAAGGTCCATCTCGAGAGGGCTCAATCACGCGAGGGACTAGCTCCTCCCTGACCAGGAGTGGACAACTTCCTGATCAGAAGGGGGAGATAGGCCGTAGTCATTGGAGCAAGTCAAACACTACCTCCAATGAATACCTGGAGAGGGGCATAGATGTGTCGCCACGTCATCAACAGATGGACACTACCTACCCTGTCTTACAGCAAGAACCTGCTGTCATTCAGCCACGGGGCATGTCTTCACATGAAGCAGATGTTGGCAGGGGGCATTGGAGCAGGCCTAAATCTGGAGAACAATTGGACGTGGCCAGACACAGCTATGATACACATAGTGCCCCTCCTGAGACAGAGGACGTCAGAAGGGGTCACTGGAGTAAATCGAAGTCGCCACCAAGATCAGGAACTGTTGTCATTACAACTCCGAAAAAGGAGCCGTTAGATGTGGTAACACCAAGCTATGATACAATGGCGGCGCCTCCGGAGGATAAAATGGAGGTAAGAAGGAGTCATTGGAGTAAGAGTAAGTCTCCTGGCCGGTCGGTAGGCGGAGTTGTTATTACAAAACCCAAACATGAGGTGCCCGATGTTGTGTCCAGCTCTAGTGCAAAGGTCACAGCACCAGAGGTCAAAGAAGAGATCAAGGAGGTTGAAGTAAAATCACAATCAATGGAGAAAATAGATAATGTTGACTCAACTGAGGACAATGTATCACCTCCTGAACTATCAGATGATGTACGGAAGGGCCACTGGAGTAAATCCAAAACACCAGTTCATTATGGGCCAGTCATTATAAAGAAGAAAGAGTCCATGGAGATCGATGTTAGTGATAAGACTGAAACAACTACAGATGCAAGTAGTGTCCAACCTGAAGTTCGCAGAGGGTATTGGAGTAAATCAAAATCGCCTAGCCGTGAGCGTGATAGAATAGGACAGATCGTAGTGTCTAACGCCCCAGTCACAGCTGCACCTCACGCAGAGGTGGATATACGCAAAGGTCACTGGACAAAGAGCAAGTCAAGGTCTCCTAAACGAGAGTCTTTTCCTACTGTTAGTCCTGGGACATCGGTGCCTGATAACCAAACCTTCTAG
- the LOC138313324 gene encoding uro-adherence factor A-like yields MKLDLVPSPLLQEMEQIASDMSSLAEDISKSPVLAAEESPEITEYYKTESSNADDTSLSVSCHSADVFVVRDSEYEMSDDNTSPVESSTNNQDMYVIAISPDEATLKLIEAQATEATVLDFSSSAREKLASISSEVIEYSKSQEGKSSLATEDVVFTGQFISDPVDEAELAREISLADISSQSTEGLKVNVFVTANTESSEPSSPLAKYDVVEDLSVSVEKLSSEEITLPLPAAEEEKTTEESFQAQSETQDDSPTMRALHRRQKYLAEQAKKKELFEGSGHTEDNDAVKSYKTSIEISQENVLPKIPDESYIKESKPKMSNSAAFEKIKPMCAPLRASGSSSRKYNETPPKELVSDLMKNPQFP; encoded by the exons ATGAAGCTAGATTTGGTGCCATCTCCTCTTTTACAGGAGATGGAACAAATTGCTTCAGATATGTCCTCACTTGCAGAAGACATATCAAAAAGTCCTGTTCTGGCAGCTGAGGAATCACCTGAAATCACTGAATATTATAAGACAGAATCAAGCAACGCCGATGATACATCTCTATCTGTATCTTGTCATTCAGCTGATGTTTTTGTGGTAAGAGACAGCGAATATGAGATGTCAGATGATAATACTAGTCCTGTGGAGTCTTCCACTAATAATCAGGACATGTATGTTATTGCGATTTCTCCTGACGAAGCAACATTAAAACTTATTGAAGCACAGGCTACAGAAGCAACTGTGCTGGATTTCTCTTCAAGCGCTAGAGAGAAACTGGCTTCAATTTCTTCA GAAGTCATCGAGTACTCAAAATCACAGGAGGGAAAGAGTAGTCTAGCCACTGAAGATGTTGTTTTTACTGGGCAGTTCATTAGCGATCCAGTAGATGAAGCTGAACTTGCAAGAGAAATATCTTTGGCTGATATCAGTTCTCAATCTACAGAAGGACTCAAGGTCAATGTGTTTGTCACAGCAAATACGGAATCTTCAGAACCTTCTTCTCCTCTTGCTAAATATGATGTTGTTGAAGATTTGTCGGTCTCTGTTG AAAAGCTGTCTTCAGAGGAAATCACTTTGCCTCTTCCTGCTGCAGAAGAAGAAAAGACGACAGAGGAATCTTTTCAAGCCCAATCTGAAACACAAGATGACTCTCCGACAATGCGTGCTCTTCATCGCAGACAGAAGTATTTGGCTGAGCAAGCTAAAAAAAAAGAACTTTTCGAGGGTTCTGGGCATACTGAGGATAATGATGCTGTCAAATCATATAAAACCTCCATAGAAATATCACAAGAAAATGTCTTGCCCAAAATTCCAGATGAAAGTTATATAAAAGAATCCAAACCAAAGATGTCAAATTCTGCAGCTTTTGAAAAAATTAAGCCAATGTGTGCTCCTTTGAGGGCATCTGGTAGTTCAAGTAGAAAGTACAACGAAACACCACCTAAAGAACTTGTGTCTGATTTAATGAAAAATCCCCAGTTCCCCTAA